From one Flavobacterium sp. N502536 genomic stretch:
- a CDS encoding glycoside hydrolase family 88 protein has protein sequence MKKNLSLLVAIFAITINSFANLKPEDPSLVWFKKTTETIRFQLNKAAQTYKPGKNPRSVNPDGTVRLAGLTDWTTGFFPGSLWYGYELTGDKILAEEAKKFTLALDSIRNIKNTHDVGFMLYSSYGNAYRITGDKTYLPVLADGAANLYARFSPTVGAIRSWDFTWLHYPVIIDNMMNLEYLYWSANAFDKPEYATAANTHALTTIKNHFRKDFSSYHLVDYDPKTGKVLRKGTHQGVTDDSAWARGQAWGLYGYTMCYANTKNPKFLQQAENIAAFLMNHPRMPKDKIPVWDFDVHNAMDTAELAPRDASAAAVIASALLDLSTQVKDGKKYAQYAEEILKSLSSDAYLAKPGENNYFLLKHSVGAFLYNSEIDTPLDYADYYYLEALKRYAALKKIEI, from the coding sequence ATGAAAAAAAACCTAAGCTTATTAGTAGCAATCTTTGCTATTACCATAAACTCATTTGCCAATCTCAAACCCGAAGACCCATCATTAGTTTGGTTTAAAAAAACAACCGAAACTATCCGTTTCCAGTTAAACAAAGCTGCGCAGACTTACAAACCGGGTAAAAATCCACGTTCTGTAAATCCTGACGGAACGGTACGATTAGCCGGTTTAACAGACTGGACTACCGGTTTTTTTCCGGGAAGTCTGTGGTACGGCTATGAACTCACCGGGGATAAGATTTTGGCGGAAGAGGCTAAAAAGTTTACGCTTGCTTTAGATTCGATTCGAAATATAAAAAACACGCATGATGTAGGTTTTATGCTGTACAGTTCTTATGGAAATGCTTACCGAATTACCGGTGACAAGACTTATCTTCCGGTACTGGCTGATGGAGCAGCAAATCTTTATGCCCGCTTTAGTCCAACCGTAGGAGCCATTCGTTCCTGGGATTTTACCTGGCTGCATTATCCGGTGATTATCGACAATATGATGAACCTTGAATATTTGTACTGGAGTGCCAATGCGTTTGACAAACCGGAATATGCCACCGCAGCCAATACGCACGCGCTGACCACCATAAAAAATCATTTTAGAAAAGATTTCAGTTCGTATCATTTGGTTGATTATGACCCAAAAACGGGTAAGGTTTTGCGTAAAGGAACACATCAGGGTGTTACTGACGATTCGGCTTGGGCACGAGGTCAGGCTTGGGGATTATACGGATACACCATGTGTTATGCCAATACCAAAAACCCGAAGTTTTTACAACAGGCCGAAAACATTGCTGCTTTCCTTATGAACCATCCGCGTATGCCAAAAGATAAAATACCGGTTTGGGATTTTGATGTGCACAACGCCATGGACACTGCTGAACTTGCTCCCAGAGACGCTTCGGCAGCAGCCGTAATTGCTTCAGCCCTGCTTGATTTGAGTACTCAGGTTAAGGATGGAAAAAAATATGCCCAATATGCCGAAGAGATTCTGAAATCCTTATCCTCTGATGCCTACCTCGCGAAACCGGGAGAAAACAATTATTTTTTACTGAAACACAGCGTGGGTGCTTTTTTATACAATTCAGAAATTGATACTCCACTTGATTATGCCGATTACTATTATCTCGAAGCTTTAAAAAGATACGCAGCCCTTAAAAAAATTGAAATCTGA
- a CDS encoding chondroitinase family polysaccharide lyase, which produces MVEQKLIRLVFLYQLKGSAASPNPDYHSPALRDSILALFNYMKAKGISSTTDFAYVSIPATEEVITSGHGICLRSSGYATAVFLMKDELVAAGEFAHHLGALKSLTAFISPDYPNFNFTNPGYNSDVIRSSIQQRFCYVLAQDDASTTKVTDMDFLKRFIDNALKISNGWNDCIKPDFITYHHRGAYSNSYGVEALQQSSIMNMMLKNTSYELNPEAQSNLKNAILNYSKFSKGFEMPLGLAGRFPTNTDALNDLRPALATLYVTDPVANLEAGREFVRLWALSATANTALLRQTALSITLVYTPGGVMDIMQTLNAGISPLPEITEGQFNFPFAGLSVHKYNGYQASIKGTSKHIWHFEDSATENVFGRYTSAGAMELLTTGVPVTRISNGYTENGWDWSHLPGTTVAYLPLNILETGNMREMNGKSFLAVGSLDHNGVFGMDYKDYNSATGMTALKSNFFFKNMILCLGSNIKDTNGTYPIHTTLFQTALANTATATYVNGTATTGNTFTLTQTGSFWATDAIGNGYVVPGNSSNTDAVTINRLEQNSRNNSNTANTSGNFTTAFINHGTARFQPNFNTRLYFRADKPLHSNWLLILLPILKFTIKTVRRTLCNTCRTPYLVMLFLLPIRCLLMMWW; this is translated from the coding sequence TTGGTCGAACAAAAGCTCATCCGTTTAGTCTTTTTGTACCAGCTGAAAGGCTCAGCCGCCAGTCCCAATCCCGATTACCACAGTCCTGCATTACGAGATTCTATTCTGGCACTTTTCAACTATATGAAAGCAAAAGGCATCAGCAGCACTACTGATTTTGCTTATGTTTCCATTCCTGCCACCGAAGAAGTAATTACCAGCGGTCACGGGATATGTTTGCGCTCCTCAGGATATGCTACTGCCGTTTTTTTGATGAAAGACGAACTGGTTGCTGCCGGAGAATTTGCACATCATCTCGGAGCACTTAAAAGCCTAACCGCTTTTATTTCGCCGGATTATCCCAACTTCAATTTCACCAATCCCGGTTACAATTCCGATGTTATCCGTTCTTCGATTCAGCAACGATTTTGTTATGTACTGGCTCAGGACGATGCTTCAACTACAAAAGTGACTGATATGGATTTCCTGAAACGATTTATCGACAATGCGCTCAAAATAAGCAACGGCTGGAACGATTGTATTAAACCCGATTTTATTACCTATCATCACAGAGGTGCTTATTCTAACTCGTATGGAGTCGAAGCGCTGCAACAATCTTCGATCATGAATATGATGCTGAAAAACACTTCTTATGAATTAAATCCTGAAGCACAAAGCAATCTCAAAAATGCCATTTTAAACTATAGTAAGTTTAGTAAGGGTTTTGAAATGCCTTTAGGTCTTGCCGGAAGATTCCCCACCAACACTGATGCGCTAAACGATTTGAGACCCGCACTGGCTACTTTATATGTAACCGATCCTGTTGCCAATCTGGAAGCGGGAAGAGAATTTGTCCGACTCTGGGCACTCTCTGCAACCGCCAATACCGCTTTACTGAGACAAACTGCCCTATCGATCACACTGGTTTATACACCGGGTGGTGTGATGGACATCATGCAGACTTTAAATGCCGGAATTAGCCCTCTCCCTGAAATAACCGAAGGTCAATTTAATTTCCCCTTTGCCGGATTGAGCGTTCACAAATACAATGGTTATCAAGCGAGTATCAAAGGAACCAGTAAACACATCTGGCATTTTGAGGATTCGGCCACCGAGAATGTTTTTGGAAGATATACCTCTGCAGGTGCTATGGAATTGCTGACAACAGGAGTTCCCGTAACCCGCATCTCAAACGGATATACCGAAAATGGCTGGGATTGGTCGCATCTTCCCGGAACAACGGTTGCGTATCTTCCGCTAAACATACTTGAAACGGGGAATATGAGAGAAATGAACGGAAAATCCTTTCTGGCAGTAGGCTCTTTAGACCATAACGGTGTTTTTGGTATGGATTATAAAGATTACAATTCGGCTACCGGAATGACGGCTTTGAAGTCTAATTTCTTCTTCAAAAATATGATTCTCTGTCTGGGTTCTAATATCAAGGATACCAACGGAACCTACCCTATTCATACCACTCTGTTTCAAACAGCACTGGCCAACACGGCAACAGCGACTTATGTTAACGGTACAGCTACTACAGGCAATACTTTTACCCTTACCCAAACGGGAAGTTTTTGGGCAACAGATGCCATAGGCAATGGCTACGTTGTTCCGGGCAATTCAAGCAATACCGATGCTGTCACCATTAACCGACTGGAGCAAAACTCCCGCAACAACAGCAACACCGCCAATACTTCGGGTAATTTTACCACTGCCTTTATCAATCATGGAACTGCCCGGTTTCAGCCAAATTTCAATACGCGGTTGTACTTCAGGGCGGACAAACCACTACACAGCAACTGGCTGCTAATTTTGCTTCCTATTTTAAAATTTACCATCAAAACAGTCAGGCGCACATTGTGCAATACCTGCCGGACGCCCTATTTGGTTATGTTATTTTTACTCCCAATACGGTGTTTGCTTATGATGTGGTGGTAA
- a CDS encoding helix-turn-helix domain-containing protein — protein sequence MSKNAIPTLSVLNILGEQTFGITLFRHSVKGRNEFEQPHKHDFYLVFMVENGSGFHSVDFKQTKVADYQIHFVGAGQVHNWSLDVNTNGFQLMISPAIMTVFSNLSQLPFFGQSSPFCLSLNKSSFQKIKSQLEEIESDLLQDDLLTKEIVLLRLHLLFKVLQKDYVLQFPDHDVAAKSEKIIKKFKTLIEDHFTTQFSVNFYAGELNVTSNYLNILSQKFLNKSAGDVIKERTILEAKRLLISTDLSVKEIAYQLGFNDNGYFAKVFKKYIGKTPTDFKENYNLYHSYH from the coding sequence TTGAGCAAAAATGCGATTCCAACTTTGTCTGTTTTAAATATACTTGGCGAACAAACGTTTGGTATCACCCTGTTTCGGCACAGTGTTAAAGGACGCAATGAGTTTGAACAGCCTCATAAACACGATTTCTATCTTGTTTTTATGGTAGAGAATGGTTCCGGATTTCATAGTGTAGATTTTAAACAAACCAAAGTAGCCGATTATCAGATTCATTTTGTGGGAGCCGGACAGGTACACAATTGGTCGCTTGATGTAAATACGAATGGTTTTCAGCTGATGATTTCTCCTGCGATCATGACTGTTTTTTCTAATTTATCGCAGCTGCCATTTTTCGGACAGAGTTCGCCCTTCTGCCTTTCCCTAAACAAAAGCAGTTTTCAGAAAATTAAAAGCCAGCTGGAAGAAATCGAATCAGATTTACTTCAAGATGATTTGTTGACCAAAGAAATAGTGCTGCTGAGATTGCATCTGCTGTTTAAAGTATTGCAAAAGGATTACGTTCTGCAATTTCCGGATCATGATGTTGCGGCCAAATCAGAAAAAATTATAAAAAAGTTCAAGACACTGATTGAAGATCATTTTACAACCCAATTCTCGGTAAACTTTTATGCCGGGGAGTTGAATGTGACTTCTAATTATCTAAATATTCTTTCCCAAAAATTCCTGAACAAATCGGCTGGCGATGTTATTAAAGAAAGAACCATTCTTGAAGCCAAACGATTGTTAATCAGTACTGATTTGTCGGTAAAAGAAATTGCCTATCAGTTGGGTTTTAATGATAATGGCTATTTTGCCAAAGTTTTCAAAAAATACATAGGGAAAACACCAACCGATTTTAAGGAAAATTATAATCTGTACCATTCTTATCATTAA
- the hepC gene encoding heparin-sulfate lyase HepC, whose protein sequence is MKNLKKTIHLLLLFTLPYFAQAQEKPVTKESFEVVNLHYPGLEKVNQLFTSGKYDEAAKALLNYYRERKNIKNPDFNVGDETRFRGKDIGKANQLKADNALLHQFQPHKGYGYFDYGTDINWDYWPIKDNEVRWQLHRVTWWQSMGMAYRSSGEEKYAKEWVFQFRDWEKKNYLGRTKENDQFAWRPLEVSERIQSLPGTFNLFVVSPNFTPAFLMEFLNSFTKQTAYIPKNYSKEGNHLLFEAQRVLGAGAFFPELKPAEEWRKSGIEILNREIKLQVLPDGVQWELSPIYHVACIDIFMKAYNSAKMAGVLKEFPESYSKTIEKMIVATANISFPDYSTPMFGDSWIFDKNVRIKQFLNWSKVFPENQLLKYLGTAGAEGQLPNYKSHALSDGGFYTFRNGWNDKSTVMIVKAGPPAEFHAQPDNGTFELWVNGRNFTPDTGCYIYSGDAEVTKMRNWYRQTRVHSTLTLDNQNMVITKAKENNWNTSKNLDILTYTNPSYTDLNHQRTVLFIDEKYFLILDKAIGKATGNLGVHFQLKEDSKPVFNKTNNSVTTTYEDGNNLLIQSLNTDKVTLNEEDGKVSYQYAKEITRPAFVFEKSKSTAATQSFITIVYPYDGNKAPEISIKMNKANDFEKGIIDLSLQINGKKSEVKTNLKE, encoded by the coding sequence ATGAAAAACCTAAAAAAAACGATACACTTATTGCTGTTATTCACCCTCCCTTATTTTGCTCAGGCACAGGAAAAACCGGTGACAAAAGAAAGCTTTGAGGTGGTCAACCTTCACTATCCGGGCTTAGAAAAAGTAAACCAGCTTTTTACTTCCGGTAAATACGATGAAGCGGCCAAAGCTTTGCTCAATTATTACCGCGAGCGAAAAAACATCAAAAATCCCGATTTTAATGTAGGCGATGAAACTCGATTTAGAGGAAAGGATATCGGAAAAGCCAATCAGTTAAAAGCCGATAATGCTCTGTTGCATCAATTTCAGCCTCACAAAGGTTACGGCTATTTTGATTACGGAACCGATATTAACTGGGATTACTGGCCGATAAAAGACAATGAAGTGCGCTGGCAGCTGCATCGCGTAACCTGGTGGCAGTCGATGGGAATGGCCTACAGAAGCAGTGGAGAGGAGAAATATGCCAAAGAATGGGTATTCCAGTTTCGCGATTGGGAGAAAAAAAACTATTTAGGACGTACGAAAGAAAATGACCAATTTGCCTGGCGTCCGTTAGAAGTATCAGAGCGCATACAAAGCCTTCCGGGAACCTTCAACCTGTTTGTCGTTTCACCGAATTTCACACCCGCTTTTTTGATGGAATTCCTAAACAGCTTTACCAAACAGACGGCTTATATTCCTAAAAATTACAGCAAAGAAGGCAACCACTTATTATTTGAAGCACAGCGTGTCCTGGGAGCAGGAGCTTTTTTTCCGGAACTCAAACCGGCAGAAGAATGGCGTAAAAGCGGCATCGAAATACTCAATCGTGAAATAAAATTACAAGTACTTCCTGACGGTGTCCAATGGGAACTTTCACCCATTTATCATGTTGCCTGTATCGATATTTTTATGAAAGCTTACAACTCGGCTAAAATGGCGGGAGTGCTAAAAGAATTCCCCGAAAGCTACAGCAAAACAATCGAAAAAATGATCGTTGCAACGGCCAATATCTCTTTCCCCGATTACAGTACACCGATGTTTGGCGATTCCTGGATCTTCGATAAAAATGTCAGAATAAAACAATTTCTAAACTGGTCAAAAGTGTTTCCTGAAAACCAACTCCTAAAGTATTTGGGTACAGCTGGTGCCGAAGGACAATTACCCAATTATAAATCTCATGCCTTATCAGACGGAGGTTTCTATACTTTCAGAAACGGATGGAACGATAAATCAACGGTTATGATTGTTAAAGCGGGCCCACCGGCCGAATTCCATGCACAACCCGACAACGGTACGTTTGAACTTTGGGTAAACGGACGCAATTTTACTCCAGATACGGGCTGTTATATTTACAGCGGTGATGCTGAGGTAACCAAAATGAGAAACTGGTACCGTCAGACCAGAGTACACAGCACCCTAACACTCGACAATCAGAACATGGTCATTACCAAAGCCAAAGAAAATAACTGGAATACCTCTAAAAACTTAGACATACTCACCTATACCAATCCAAGTTATACCGACTTAAACCACCAGCGCACTGTTCTTTTTATAGATGAGAAGTACTTTTTAATTTTAGATAAAGCAATTGGAAAAGCTACCGGAAATTTGGGAGTTCACTTTCAATTAAAAGAAGACAGTAAACCCGTTTTCAACAAAACAAACAATAGTGTTACCACTACCTACGAAGATGGCAACAATCTTTTGATACAATCCTTAAACACCGATAAAGTAACCCTAAACGAAGAAGACGGCAAAGTTTCCTATCAGTATGCCAAAGAAATTACACGCCCCGCTTTTGTTTTTGAAAAGTCGAAAAGCACTGCTGCAACACAAAGTTTTATTACAATAGTTTATCCGTATGATGGCAATAAAGCTCCGGAGATCAGCATTAAAATGAATAAAGCTAATGATTTCGAAAAGGGAATTATTGATCTAAGTTTACAAATTAATGGCAAAAAAAGTGAGGTAAAAACAAATCTGAAAGAATAA
- a CDS encoding amidohydrolase: MSDNTINRKQFLRMGAAATGAALFSGIGGTAMAHSIEEPEHITAAAKEYILTNVRLEDGFEYNEKKEVIATKTSLYNVHIADGKIKNITTAKPDGKLKKVDAKGLLMLPGLRDMHIHIDKTFYGGKWNAAPRKGFTVKDMITLEQKIIPELLVDSQYKAEQAIQLMKSQGSYFARCQCNIDPVSGLKSLEHLLAALENNKDSFGWEIVAFPQHGILYSQSEPLLREAAKMGVDFIGGLDPTTVDGNMEKSLDSMFQIAIDHNKGIDIHLHESPPSGKSAIEYIIKRTEENKQLQGKTYISHGFALARMDPKDLEGIAEKMGALGIGVISTVPIGKTIMPIPTLKKYGVKLMTGTDSIVDHWMPFGTCDMLEKAKLCAQLYGWTDEYNLSRALHIATTNEVLPLNDAGVRVWPAAGDDAHFILVKASCSAEAVARLPKREGVFFNGKMIAGQIAGL; the protein is encoded by the coding sequence ATGAGCGACAACACAATAAATCGAAAACAATTTTTAAGAATGGGAGCTGCAGCAACTGGAGCTGCATTGTTTTCCGGAATAGGCGGTACCGCAATGGCACATTCTATAGAAGAACCGGAACATATAACAGCCGCTGCGAAAGAATATATTTTAACCAATGTAAGACTGGAAGACGGTTTTGAGTACAATGAAAAAAAAGAAGTAATTGCGACCAAAACCAGTTTGTACAATGTGCATATAGCGGATGGAAAAATTAAAAATATTACCACCGCCAAACCTGATGGGAAACTAAAAAAAGTAGATGCTAAAGGTCTTTTGATGCTTCCGGGATTGCGTGACATGCACATCCATATTGATAAAACATTTTACGGTGGAAAATGGAATGCCGCACCAAGAAAGGGATTCACGGTAAAAGACATGATTACGCTGGAGCAAAAAATAATTCCGGAACTGCTTGTTGATTCTCAATACAAAGCAGAGCAGGCCATTCAGCTCATGAAAAGTCAGGGGAGTTATTTTGCCCGTTGTCAGTGTAATATTGATCCTGTGAGCGGATTAAAAAGTCTCGAGCATTTATTGGCAGCTTTGGAGAATAACAAAGACAGTTTTGGATGGGAGATTGTGGCTTTTCCACAGCATGGAATTTTATATTCACAATCAGAACCTTTACTGAGAGAAGCTGCAAAAATGGGCGTAGATTTTATTGGCGGACTTGATCCTACAACTGTTGACGGAAATATGGAGAAATCGCTTGACAGCATGTTTCAGATCGCGATAGACCACAATAAAGGCATTGACATACATTTGCACGAATCGCCTCCTTCAGGAAAATCGGCTATCGAATATATCATCAAAAGAACCGAAGAGAACAAACAACTACAAGGAAAAACCTATATCAGTCATGGTTTTGCGCTGGCCAGAATGGATCCGAAAGATTTAGAAGGAATTGCCGAAAAAATGGGAGCACTGGGTATAGGCGTAATTTCGACAGTGCCAATCGGAAAAACCATCATGCCTATTCCGACTTTAAAGAAGTACGGTGTAAAACTGATGACGGGTACCGACAGTATTGTAGACCACTGGATGCCTTTTGGAACCTGTGACATGCTGGAAAAAGCAAAATTATGTGCACAGCTTTATGGCTGGACCGATGAATACAATTTGAGCCGTGCTTTGCATATTGCCACCACAAATGAGGTGTTGCCGCTTAATGATGCAGGCGTACGCGTATGGCCGGCGGCCGGAGATGACGCTCATTTTATTTTGGTAAAAGCAAGTTGTTCGGCCGAAGCAGTAGCCCGTTTACCCAAAAGAGAAGGTGTGTTTTTCAACGGAAAAATGATAGCGGGACAGATTGCGGGTCTTTAA
- a CDS encoding T9SS type A sorting domain-containing protein, protein MQYLPDALFGYVIFTPNTVFAYDVVVSTDKPAAVMTQKTDNGNKLKVSLTNPNLGLLASNETYTWSQISGQNSILNRVAQTDPVKLTLAGQWELAAPASNITTAINGANTVVTFNTINGLTIQTELVKSSSLGIHDPMEQTSKDLTVIVAPNPSRADFKVNVTGEPGLPIFVNVFDTLGKRINSLKSDYGQTIVLGTDWSPGIYFVEIRQGKQKKTVKLMKQ, encoded by the coding sequence GTGCAATACCTGCCGGACGCCCTATTTGGTTATGTTATTTTTACTCCCAATACGGTGTTTGCTTATGATGTGGTGGTAAGTACAGACAAACCAGCTGCCGTTATGACCCAAAAAACAGACAATGGAAACAAATTAAAAGTCAGCCTCACCAATCCAAACTTAGGGCTTTTGGCTTCCAATGAAACGTACACCTGGAGTCAGATTAGTGGTCAGAACTCCATTCTAAACCGAGTAGCACAGACAGATCCGGTAAAGTTAACACTTGCGGGTCAGTGGGAATTGGCCGCACCAGCCTCAAATATAACCACCGCTATCAATGGCGCTAATACAGTCGTTACTTTTAATACTATTAACGGACTTACAATTCAAACCGAGCTGGTAAAATCGTCCTCATTGGGTATCCATGATCCTATGGAACAAACTTCGAAAGATTTAACCGTAATTGTAGCTCCCAATCCTTCCCGAGCTGATTTTAAAGTCAATGTTACGGGTGAGCCCGGACTGCCTATTTTTGTAAATGTCTTCGACACTTTAGGAAAACGTATCAACTCCCTAAAATCAGACTACGGGCAAACAATTGTTCTGGGAACTGACTGGAGCCCCGGAATCTACTTTGTCGAAATACGTCAGGGCAAACAAAAGAAGACCGTTAAATTAATGAAACAATAA